A window from Candidatus Krumholzibacteriota bacterium encodes these proteins:
- a CDS encoding alpha/beta fold hydrolase: MNRDVFTGKKEEEKKGFQRTISIRAAAGFMLAILLIPVFLRGQPAEKLTIERMYRDPRLTGVSPRSLKWAPGGEEFAFIWNSEGERFYDIYIYNVRSGKLRKATEAAALTGSKKAVLSKAEIDRLSTLRRKGGGIFSYLWSPDGESILFPLRGDLYLLDAGSGSVRRFFRTEASETDPAFSPDGGKISFIRDNDIWILDIESSATIQLTDSGSETLYNGMGDYVDYEEVGVDRAYWWSPDGSKIAYFQTDVSPVSELLIPDYRGRFVKVRKQARPVAGGKNGLKRLGVIDLETEETVWIDPGVRRDEYIPQVHWHPGGEKLLFLSEPRDLKELNFLAADPEDGSTDTLYTVRDSKWVNIHNTIIRWGEGGEVFYFTSEESGWNHIYRRGWNNGEVDQITRGPWQVTSIQLIEDDGDIWYTSTEAGPAERHLFRLGSDGEKRKVTPGEGWYSASVSEGAGNTAVIYSNPLYPPDIYILESAKGEKFEGTGEVAGAANSQNGASEIYYKSKWTVPDGLERVTDSPADDLGEIDIAVPVYFTLPSKFDGKRIHALAVFPPEIKEDEIEGLISGDFQGEREMKFPAIISVHGGGYSQSVTKGWRWRSLFDTYLAGGKKYVILDLDYRGSSGYGRDWRTDVYLDIGGADLEDEITGLNFLETLPVVDPDRIGIWGWSYGGFMTTMAMLKRPEAFEAGAAVAPVNKWQNYDTHYTEERLGMPGEHEEAYKEANPLSYAGDLKNHLLIIHGMRDDNVHFQDTVQLVDKMIDSGVDFEVMFYPGGRHGIRSDASRIHLFRKITRHFERYLRGVPDAVCP; this comes from the coding sequence ATGAATAGAGATGTATTTACCGGCAAAAAAGAAGAAGAAAAAAAAGGCTTTCAGCGAACCATATCCATCCGGGCGGCGGCCGGCTTTATGCTGGCGATCCTTCTTATTCCTGTCTTTCTGCGGGGACAGCCGGCGGAGAAGCTTACGATTGAAAGAATGTACCGGGACCCGCGTCTTACGGGGGTATCTCCTAGGAGTTTGAAGTGGGCTCCCGGGGGAGAAGAGTTTGCCTTTATCTGGAATAGCGAAGGGGAGAGGTTTTACGACATTTATATTTATAACGTCCGAAGCGGCAAACTCCGCAAAGCGACAGAGGCGGCCGCACTTACAGGGTCTAAAAAAGCGGTTCTTTCAAAGGCCGAAATAGACAGACTCTCAACACTGCGAAGGAAGGGCGGCGGCATATTTTCCTACCTCTGGTCGCCTGACGGGGAGAGCATCCTTTTCCCTCTGCGCGGTGATCTCTATCTGCTTGATGCCGGTTCGGGGAGTGTAAGAAGGTTCTTCCGTACTGAAGCCTCCGAGACAGATCCGGCATTCTCCCCTGACGGCGGAAAAATCAGCTTTATAAGGGATAATGATATCTGGATTCTGGATATCGAAAGCTCAGCGACGATTCAGCTTACCGATTCCGGCAGCGAAACTCTCTATAACGGGATGGGTGATTATGTGGATTACGAAGAAGTTGGAGTTGACAGGGCGTATTGGTGGTCACCCGACGGCTCGAAAATAGCGTATTTTCAGACAGATGTAAGTCCGGTATCGGAGCTTTTAATCCCGGATTACAGGGGGCGGTTCGTCAAGGTGCGCAAGCAGGCCAGACCGGTTGCCGGCGGAAAGAACGGGCTGAAGAGGCTGGGGGTTATAGATTTAGAAACAGAAGAGACTGTTTGGATAGATCCGGGGGTCAGGCGGGACGAGTATATACCTCAGGTTCACTGGCATCCGGGCGGAGAAAAACTCCTTTTCCTCAGTGAACCCAGGGACCTCAAAGAACTCAATTTCCTTGCGGCCGACCCTGAAGATGGATCGACTGACACGCTTTACACCGTCAGGGACAGCAAGTGGGTAAACATTCATAATACAATTATACGCTGGGGAGAGGGAGGAGAAGTCTTTTATTTTACCTCGGAGGAGAGTGGGTGGAACCATATCTACCGCCGCGGATGGAATAACGGCGAGGTTGATCAGATAACTCGCGGTCCCTGGCAGGTTACATCGATTCAGCTTATAGAGGATGACGGGGATATATGGTACACGTCCACTGAAGCGGGGCCGGCGGAGAGGCATCTGTTCAGACTGGGCAGTGACGGGGAAAAGCGCAAGGTCACTCCCGGTGAGGGTTGGTATTCAGCGAGCGTCTCTGAAGGAGCCGGCAATACAGCTGTCATATATTCAAATCCCCTTTATCCGCCCGATATCTATATCCTCGAATCGGCAAAGGGTGAAAAGTTCGAGGGGACGGGAGAGGTGGCGGGCGCCGCGAACTCTCAAAACGGCGCTTCTGAAATATATTATAAAAGCAAATGGACAGTTCCGGACGGCCTAGAGAGGGTTACAGATTCACCGGCGGATGATCTGGGAGAGATCGATATAGCGGTCCCCGTATATTTTACCCTCCCTTCCAAGTTTGACGGCAAGCGAATACACGCTCTCGCCGTATTTCCTCCTGAAATTAAAGAGGATGAGATTGAAGGGCTTATTTCAGGTGATTTTCAGGGTGAGCGGGAGATGAAGTTTCCGGCAATTATCTCCGTCCACGGCGGGGGATATTCTCAGTCAGTTACAAAGGGATGGCGCTGGCGCTCTCTATTTGACACATATCTCGCGGGCGGGAAGAAATATGTGATACTGGATCTGGATTACAGGGGCAGTTCCGGATATGGAAGGGACTGGCGGACAGATGTCTATCTTGATATAGGAGGGGCCGATCTTGAGGATGAAATAACCGGACTGAACTTTCTCGAAACACTGCCCGTGGTAGATCCTGACAGGATTGGAATATGGGGATGGAGTTACGGCGGGTTTATGACGACGATGGCAATGCTGAAACGCCCCGAAGCGTTTGAAGCGGGCGCCGCGGTAGCGCCAGTGAATAAATGGCAGAATTACGACACCCACTATACCGAGGAAAGACTGGGAATGCCCGGGGAACACGAAGAAGCTTACAAAGAAGCGAATCCTCTCAGTTACGCGGGGGATCTGAAAAACCATCTTCTTATAATCCACGGGATGCGGGATGACAACGTTCATTTTCAGGACACCGTTCAGCTTGTAGACAAGATGATCGATTCGGGTGTCGATTTTGAAGTTATGTTCTACCCCGGAGGGAGACACGGGATAAGGTCAGACGCCAGCAGGATTCATCTCTTCAGGAAGATAACGCGGCATTTTGAAAGATATCTCAGGGGCGTTCCCGATGCCGTCTGCCCTTGA
- a CDS encoding OsmC family protein: MDLTVTFPGNQKVRAEYNGFIIKSDQPEEDGGEGSAPSPFDLFLASIATCSGTYLLRFCQSRDIATDDIKVIQKMESNGETGKLEKIRIIVDLPDDFPEKYKKAALNSMELCTVKKNIIDPPEFEFSVL, encoded by the coding sequence ATGGATCTCACAGTAACCTTTCCCGGAAATCAAAAGGTAAGAGCCGAATACAACGGGTTTATTATAAAAAGTGATCAACCCGAAGAAGACGGAGGCGAAGGATCGGCGCCCTCTCCTTTCGATCTCTTTCTGGCCTCGATAGCAACCTGTTCGGGGACCTATCTTCTTCGTTTCTGCCAGAGCCGCGATATCGCGACAGATGATATCAAGGTTATTCAGAAGATGGAAAGCAACGGAGAAACCGGCAAACTCGAAAAGATAAGAATTATCGTTGATTTGCCCGATGATTTCCCTGAGAAATACAAAAAAGCCGCGCTTAACTCCATGGAGCTCTGCACTGTGAAGAAAAATATAATCGATCCGCCGGAGTTCGAATTCAGCGTCCTTTAG
- the pyk gene encoding pyruvate kinase, producing the protein MKNFLRTKIIATIGPGSAGKITELINSGVRVFRINSSHGNQREHLINIQNIRQISEELNLFIPIILDLQGPKIRIGNLTEPMNLIEGEKVILKPCAEQTEPGVIPVNYEEITQKLAAGSTILLDDGKIELKVTDPKKIEALVINGGILTSRKGLNIPGATTSFPSVTEKDIEYIKFAVENKIDFLALSFVRSAKDIEKAKEYVHKAGGNIPIIAKIEKPQAVENLTEIMLVSDSIMVARGDLGIEISPERVPIIQKHLIKEANSYKKAVITATQMLESMIHDPIPTRAEASDVANAIIDGTDAVMLSGETAVGNYPVGAVKIMKSIAENVEKSNLCKYNVYESRNGDPRNIDSQTIVSATIRMLGEVGINAIVAFTRSGFTAGLLSKAKPSVPVVAISDSKEVCLKLNLLWGVLPFYMEFSPSLTEEFLRKTDEFLVAETFLEQGDKIVITGGMPRLSRGTTNFIRLHQIGSL; encoded by the coding sequence TTGAAAAACTTCCTTCGCACAAAAATAATAGCAACAATCGGACCCGGCAGCGCGGGGAAAATTACAGAACTTATAAACTCCGGCGTCAGGGTATTCAGAATCAATTCCTCTCACGGTAATCAGCGGGAACACTTGATAAACATTCAAAACATAAGGCAAATCTCAGAGGAATTAAACTTGTTTATCCCTATAATACTTGATCTTCAAGGTCCTAAGATAAGGATAGGAAATTTAACTGAACCGATGAATCTGATAGAAGGGGAAAAAGTAATCTTAAAACCCTGTGCTGAACAAACAGAACCGGGAGTTATACCCGTCAATTACGAAGAAATTACACAGAAATTGGCAGCGGGCTCCACAATCCTGCTGGATGACGGGAAAATTGAATTAAAAGTTACTGACCCGAAAAAAATAGAAGCACTGGTTATTAACGGCGGGATTTTAACTTCAAGAAAAGGGCTGAATATCCCGGGAGCTACAACCAGCTTTCCTTCAGTAACCGAAAAGGATATAGAATATATTAAATTCGCTGTTGAGAACAAAATAGATTTTCTCGCGCTGTCTTTTGTCAGAAGCGCAAAGGATATTGAAAAAGCCAAAGAGTATGTGCACAAAGCCGGCGGGAATATTCCCATCATAGCAAAAATTGAAAAGCCTCAAGCTGTTGAGAACCTGACTGAAATAATGCTGGTTTCAGACAGTATCATGGTGGCAAGAGGTGATCTTGGGATTGAAATATCCCCGGAACGTGTTCCAATCATTCAAAAACATCTTATCAAAGAAGCAAATTCCTATAAAAAAGCGGTTATTACTGCTACGCAAATGCTGGAATCCATGATCCATGATCCTATTCCAACCAGGGCTGAGGCAAGTGATGTTGCAAACGCGATAATAGACGGAACTGACGCGGTCATGCTGTCAGGGGAAACCGCCGTCGGGAATTATCCGGTTGGAGCGGTGAAGATCATGAAATCCATCGCCGAAAACGTTGAAAAGAGCAACCTGTGCAAATACAACGTATATGAGTCAAGAAACGGTGATCCCCGCAATATAGACTCTCAAACCATCGTAAGCGCAACGATAAGAATGCTTGGCGAGGTGGGAATTAATGCCATTGTCGCGTTTACCAGGTCGGGTTTTACGGCGGGACTTCTTTCAAAAGCAAAGCCAAGCGTACCTGTAGTTGCAATTTCTGACAGCAAAGAGGTGTGTTTAAAACTGAATTTGTTGTGGGGAGTTTTACCTTTCTACATGGAATTCAGCCCGAGTCTTACAGAGGAATTTTTAAGAAAAACAGATGAATTTCTCGTCGCTGAAACATTTCTTGAACAGGGAGATAAAATTGTAATTACAGGGGGAATGCCGCGTCTTTCGAGGGGTACAACAAATTTTATCAGGCTTCACCAAATAGGTTCTTTATAA
- a CDS encoding CoA-binding protein, producing MKRVAILGASNKKTRYSRMAQELLTEKGYEVVPISRGGDDILGVKSYQRVGEIPGKIDTLTVYLSPKHLAEHVDDIVRSDIRRVIFNPGTENEPLRKKIEESGKFVLEACSIVLLKTGQFDKS from the coding sequence GTGAAAAGAGTGGCAATTTTAGGCGCGAGCAATAAAAAAACGAGATACTCGAGAATGGCGCAGGAGCTTCTGACCGAGAAGGGGTATGAAGTAGTTCCAATTTCCAGGGGCGGAGATGATATTCTGGGGGTCAAGAGCTATCAGAGGGTCGGGGAAATTCCCGGGAAGATAGACACATTGACCGTATATCTCAGCCCGAAGCATCTTGCCGAACATGTAGATGATATAGTCCGATCTGATATCCGGAGGGTTATATTCAATCCCGGAACGGAGAATGAACCCTTGCGGAAAAAGATCGAGGAGAGCGGAAAGTTCGTTCTCGAGGCGTGCAGCATTGTCCTGCTCAAGACGGGGCAGTTCGATAAATCCTGA
- the typA gene encoding translational GTPase TypA, translating into MNITAENKNIRNIAIIAHVDHGKTTLVDSMFRQSGLIRDGQIVDERIMDNMDLERERGITIAAKNCSVTWKNVKINIIDTPGHADFGAEVERALSMADGAILLVDASEGPLPQTRFVLKKTLEANLKIIVVINKIDRKDARPAKILNEIYDLFIDLGADDDQIDFPVLYATGQDGIAKRRLEDKTDNLHQLLNIIIDEIPPPAYDPEEPFQMLASDLGYSDYLGRLAVGKVINGKVSSNDLLVCINKEGGRIPLKVTKLQKYEGMTCRPAESVAAGDIAVLAGIDGVKIGDTICTSEHPKALRRITVDEPTISMRFTINNSPFSGREGRFVQSSKIRERLHKETLMNVAIQMEENPERDAFIVKGRGEFQMAILIETMRREGYEFCVGRPRVIYKYKDGNKLEPIEHLTVDCEEEFLGAVTEKLGRRKARMTNLIHGSGGRVRTEFSLPSRALIGYRDDFLTDTKGTGVMNSYFTGFEQYRGDFNTRFTGSIVADRPGKAVAYALSNLEARGRLFVRPGDPGYEGMIIGEHNRYNDITVNPTKEKKLSNMRAAGKDDAVTLTPVKPLTIEKALSFIHDDEMVEITPKSIRLKKTLLSAGLRRNSRPSPPANPA; encoded by the coding sequence ATGAACATAACCGCTGAGAATAAAAATATAAGGAATATTGCCATAATCGCGCACGTGGACCACGGCAAAACCACTCTCGTGGACTCTATGTTCAGACAGAGCGGGCTGATCCGCGACGGACAGATTGTGGATGAACGGATAATGGATAATATGGACCTCGAGCGCGAGCGGGGCATCACGATAGCCGCTAAGAACTGTTCGGTAACCTGGAAAAACGTGAAGATAAATATTATCGACACCCCCGGCCATGCCGATTTCGGGGCTGAAGTTGAGAGGGCCCTTTCGATGGCCGACGGCGCTATTCTGCTTGTTGACGCGTCCGAAGGACCTCTGCCGCAGACTCGTTTCGTGCTGAAAAAGACCCTTGAAGCGAACCTCAAGATCATCGTGGTAATAAACAAGATCGACCGGAAGGACGCTCGGCCTGCTAAGATCCTGAACGAAATCTACGATCTGTTCATAGACCTCGGCGCGGACGACGATCAAATCGATTTCCCCGTTCTCTACGCGACAGGTCAGGACGGAATAGCCAAAAGGAGACTGGAAGATAAAACAGACAACCTTCATCAGCTGCTGAATATTATCATCGATGAAATACCGCCTCCCGCTTACGATCCCGAAGAACCCTTCCAGATGCTCGCGTCCGATCTCGGTTACTCCGATTACCTCGGCAGGCTCGCCGTGGGAAAGGTCATCAACGGCAAAGTCAGCTCGAACGATTTGCTCGTATGTATAAACAAGGAGGGCGGGCGTATTCCGCTCAAGGTAACAAAACTTCAAAAATACGAAGGGATGACATGCAGGCCGGCTGAATCTGTCGCCGCCGGTGATATCGCCGTTCTCGCCGGAATCGACGGAGTAAAAATCGGCGATACTATCTGCACCAGCGAACACCCCAAGGCGCTCAGGCGGATCACTGTCGACGAACCGACTATCTCGATGCGATTTACAATCAACAATTCCCCGTTCAGCGGCCGGGAGGGCCGTTTCGTCCAATCCTCGAAGATACGCGAGCGCCTCCATAAGGAAACTCTTATGAACGTGGCAATTCAGATGGAGGAAAACCCGGAGCGTGACGCTTTCATCGTCAAGGGGCGCGGAGAGTTCCAAATGGCAATACTGATCGAGACGATGAGGAGGGAAGGATATGAGTTCTGCGTGGGACGCCCGCGTGTAATATACAAATATAAAGACGGAAATAAGCTCGAGCCGATCGAACACCTCACAGTCGATTGTGAAGAAGAATTCCTCGGCGCTGTCACCGAGAAGCTCGGGCGGCGCAAAGCCAGGATGACGAACCTTATTCACGGAAGCGGCGGCCGCGTCAGAACCGAATTCTCTCTGCCTTCAAGAGCGCTTATAGGATACCGGGATGATTTTCTGACTGACACTAAGGGAACAGGTGTAATGAATTCCTATTTCACGGGGTTCGAGCAGTACAGGGGTGATTTTAATACCCGTTTCACGGGATCGATCGTCGCCGACAGACCCGGCAAAGCCGTAGCTTACGCGCTCAGCAACCTTGAAGCACGGGGCAGGCTTTTCGTAAGGCCCGGCGACCCCGGATACGAGGGAATGATAATAGGAGAGCACAACCGTTATAACGACATTACTGTTAATCCAACAAAAGAGAAAAAGCTGTCAAATATGAGAGCGGCCGGAAAGGACGATGCCGTAACTTTAACCCCTGTTAAACCGTTAACGATAGAAAAAGCGCTCAGCTTCATCCACGATGACGAGATGGTCGAGATAACGCCGAAATCGATTAGGCTGAAGAAAACGTTACTCTCCGCCGGCCTCAGAAGGAATTCCAGGCCGAGTCCCCCCGCCAACCCGGCGTAA
- the smpB gene encoding SsrA-binding protein SmpB, with translation MEAGVSLLGTEVKSLRDGTAHLQDAYASVENGELFMYNSHISPYKEGNQFNHEPKRVRKLLMHKREIERIFGKIQQKGFTLIPLSFYFNDDGKVKVELGLGKGKRAYDKRREIAERDANREMRREFKDKQRKL, from the coding sequence ATGGAAGCGGGGGTTTCTCTTCTTGGAACCGAAGTTAAGTCTCTCCGCGACGGGACCGCGCATCTGCAGGACGCTTACGCTTCTGTGGAAAACGGAGAGCTCTTTATGTATAACTCCCACATCAGCCCCTACAAAGAAGGAAACCAGTTTAACCATGAGCCCAAAAGGGTCCGTAAACTCCTTATGCACAAACGCGAAATAGAGCGTATTTTCGGCAAGATCCAGCAAAAAGGGTTTACACTTATTCCCTTGAGTTTCTATTTTAATGATGACGGAAAGGTTAAAGTCGAGCTCGGTCTCGGAAAGGGAAAAAGGGCCTATGATAAAAGGCGTGAAATTGCTGAACGGGACGCCAACAGGGAGATGAGGCGTGAATTTAAAGATAAACAGCGGAAGCTGTAA
- a CDS encoding N-acetylmuramoyl-L-alanine amidase: protein MNLKINSGSCKYSSFAGKNILRGIFLVAALLAAVNVCHSTGVPAKEDEGKTLGVVFADGRRTEDITLSKVESESEELYISAYDLARIFKATKYWKPGRKRLVVRIGAEKYIFTLDTRVVTADDKSFLLRVPVRYRGGFVMIPLEFIRDHLAKSRTGKIEFDEKRFVLTIGDPSYNVKEIAFEESDEGTRAVLTLKDELLYHVDNETPGLLRLKIYGGRMNTLKISATECKGLFKRVRAEQTEYDAYLFFEVQQSARRFRVEFLGPAGEDSEDRKLVIFLEKGELPEIPDADFASKKMVEILREKTAEQINVEVKRVVIDPGHGGDDAGRVSDSGIEEKLVNLEISRMLKRMLIERLGVEVVLTRRTDKIVPLDRRGEIANVQKGDLFISIHCNGWFSEDAGGFETFFLSPARNYEESRQAEQENSSIRFEGSDLDSEKLEELDFILWDMVQNEFINESSDLAEIIQKSLGERLNIRNRGVRQAGLRVLRGVKMPAVLVEIAFLSNPREEKLLMDNKFRRVVCEGIVEAVRDFSANGLGAQAP, encoded by the coding sequence GTGAATTTAAAGATAAACAGCGGAAGCTGTAAATATAGTTCTTTTGCCGGAAAGAATATCCTGCGGGGGATTTTCCTTGTCGCGGCTTTATTGGCCGCGGTCAATGTTTGTCACTCAACCGGGGTCCCGGCAAAGGAAGACGAGGGAAAAACGCTGGGAGTGGTCTTCGCCGACGGAAGGCGGACGGAAGACATCACACTCTCAAAGGTTGAAAGTGAGAGTGAAGAGCTATATATCTCCGCGTATGACCTCGCCCGTATCTTCAAGGCGACAAAATACTGGAAGCCGGGGCGGAAGAGACTCGTAGTCAGGATCGGGGCAGAGAAATATATCTTTACACTCGATACCCGTGTAGTGACAGCGGATGATAAATCTTTTCTCCTGCGCGTGCCTGTGAGGTACCGCGGCGGTTTTGTTATGATACCCCTCGAGTTCATCAGGGATCATCTGGCAAAATCCAGAACGGGCAAGATAGAGTTCGATGAGAAGAGATTTGTACTTACAATAGGAGACCCGAGTTATAACGTGAAGGAGATCGCCTTCGAAGAGAGCGATGAAGGAACAAGGGCGGTCCTTACACTCAAAGACGAGCTTCTCTATCACGTGGATAACGAAACACCGGGGCTTCTCAGACTGAAAATATACGGCGGCAGGATGAATACTCTGAAGATATCCGCCACCGAGTGTAAAGGACTCTTCAAGCGGGTAAGAGCAGAGCAGACCGAGTATGACGCTTATCTCTTTTTTGAGGTTCAGCAGAGCGCGAGACGCTTCCGCGTGGAATTTCTGGGGCCCGCCGGGGAAGATTCCGAAGACAGAAAACTTGTTATCTTCTTAGAAAAGGGTGAACTGCCCGAAATACCGGATGCTGATTTCGCCAGCAAAAAAATGGTTGAGATTTTAAGAGAAAAGACGGCGGAACAGATAAATGTGGAGGTCAAAAGGGTTGTGATCGATCCGGGGCACGGGGGAGATGACGCGGGAAGGGTAAGCGACTCCGGAATCGAGGAAAAGCTGGTAAATCTCGAAATATCCAGGATGCTAAAGCGAATGCTTATTGAAAGACTCGGGGTCGAGGTTGTTCTGACCAGGAGAACCGACAAGATAGTTCCCCTCGACAGAAGGGGTGAAATAGCAAACGTACAGAAGGGGGATCTTTTTATAAGCATACACTGTAACGGTTGGTTCAGCGAGGATGCCGGAGGGTTCGAAACATTTTTTCTCTCACCGGCCCGTAACTACGAGGAAAGCCGCCAGGCGGAACAGGAGAACTCTTCGATAAGATTCGAAGGATCTGATCTTGACTCTGAAAAGCTCGAAGAGCTTGATTTTATTCTCTGGGATATGGTTCAGAATGAATTTATAAATGAAAGCAGCGATTTGGCGGAAATTATCCAGAAATCCCTGGGTGAGAGATTAAATATCAGAAACAGAGGCGTGCGGCAGGCGGGGCTCAGGGTGCTAAGGGGGGTAAAAATGCCGGCGGTACTTGTTGAAATCGCTTTTCTCTCGAATCCGCGGGAGGAAAAGCTGCTTATGGATAATAAGTTCAGAAGAGTTGTTTGCGAGGGGATTGTTGAAGCCGTGAGAGATTTCAGCGCTAACGGCCTTGGCGCCCAAGCCCCTTAG
- a CDS encoding GerMN domain-containing protein, whose product MKEENIGRKIMFVLIALFVIIAAVIFVSRWRSREVKRPGTVREVPGEIRTVTLFFGNSTADGLVSETRDITSEGGFENEVKQVIEALLEGPEKGGRVSAIPRGTKIERVFRVEDKKTVYLDFSRDLISNHEGGSAGEYYTIKMILKTIGVNFPQVARVQFLVGGYPVDTIAGHYKVDSPLSVREWR is encoded by the coding sequence ATGAAAGAGGAAAATATAGGACGAAAGATCATGTTTGTTCTAATCGCCCTTTTTGTGATAATCGCGGCAGTGATATTTGTAAGCCGCTGGAGGAGCAGGGAAGTGAAGAGGCCCGGAACGGTAAGGGAAGTGCCCGGCGAAATAAGAACGGTCACCCTGTTTTTCGGTAACAGCACGGCGGACGGTCTCGTTTCGGAAACCAGAGACATTACAAGCGAGGGCGGGTTTGAAAATGAGGTAAAGCAGGTGATAGAAGCCCTTTTAGAGGGACCTGAAAAAGGGGGGCGTGTTTCAGCGATACCCCGCGGAACCAAGATAGAGAGAGTCTTTCGTGTTGAGGATAAGAAGACGGTTTATCTTGATTTCAGCAGGGATCTAATTTCAAACCACGAGGGGGGCAGCGCCGGGGAATATTATACGATAAAGATGATCCTTAAAACTATCGGTGTGAATTTTCCGCAGGTGGCAAGGGTACAGTTTCTGGTCGGCGGTTATCCCGTTGATACTATCGCCGGACATTACAAGGTGGACAGTCCTTTGAGCGTTAGAGAATGGCGGTAG
- the murI gene encoding glutamate racemase, with product MEDNRSKGIGVFDSGIGGLTVVRELIRRLPGEGIVYFGDSARVPYGTKSPETVLGFARENLKFLKSRNIKLIVVACNTVSAVALPVLKSEEDMPVTGVLLPGALGASKATKSARVAVIGTTATIRSGAYRKALQAINPDLEIFSKACPLFVSLAEEGWLDNDVTRLVAEKYLKEVIDFGPDTVVLGCTHYPLLKGVISKVMGPGVRLVDSANECAVEVEKILIGNDLKKRAGSGGEIKVFMSDVPYKFREIGERFLGRSLGEVTKIQV from the coding sequence ATGGAAGATAACAGGAGTAAGGGAATAGGGGTGTTCGATTCGGGGATCGGGGGTCTTACGGTTGTGCGTGAACTGATCAGGAGGCTTCCGGGCGAGGGAATCGTTTATTTCGGCGACAGCGCCCGTGTCCCTTACGGGACAAAGAGCCCGGAAACTGTCCTTGGATTTGCCAGAGAAAACCTCAAGTTCCTGAAATCCAGAAATATAAAGTTGATAGTAGTGGCCTGCAATACTGTCTCGGCCGTGGCGCTCCCCGTTCTGAAGTCCGAAGAGGATATGCCTGTAACAGGGGTGCTGCTGCCGGGGGCGCTTGGGGCGTCTAAAGCTACAAAAAGCGCCAGGGTGGCTGTTATCGGAACTACTGCGACGATTCGTTCCGGCGCTTACCGGAAAGCCCTTCAGGCGATAAATCCGGATTTGGAAATATTCAGCAAGGCCTGCCCCCTGTTTGTCTCTCTTGCCGAGGAGGGCTGGCTGGACAATGATGTAACAAGGCTTGTTGCCGAAAAATACCTTAAAGAGGTGATTGATTTCGGTCCCGACACGGTTGTGCTCGGATGTACCCACTACCCTCTGCTCAAAGGGGTGATTTCAAAGGTGATGGGGCCCGGCGTCAGGCTTGTTGATTCCGCGAATGAATGCGCGGTTGAGGTTGAAAAGATTCTTATCGGCAATGATTTGAAGAAAAGAGCGGGAAGCGGCGGGGAGATTAAAGTATTCATGAGTGATGTGCCGTATAAGTTCAGAGAGATCGGCGAAAGGTTTCTGGGAAGGTCTCTCGGCGAGGTTACAAAGATTCAGGTTTAA
- the rph gene encoding ribonuclease PH — translation MPRNDGRTRRDQLRTIKIKRNYIKSAENSVLFEMGNTRVICVASIEEKVPPFLRGAGQGWITAEYSMLPRSSPVRIVRESRRGRLKGRTQEIQRLIGRSLRAAVDLEKIGPRTITVDCDVIEADGGTRTASINGSFIALAGVLKKLKLANEAIKFFIGAVSVGIVGGSVYLDIDYSEDVKAEVDMNIVMNEEGDFIEVQGTAEERAFTSRQLSSLAKSAGRGIAKIIEREKRCLKWT, via the coding sequence ATGCCAAGGAATGACGGAAGAACGAGAAGAGATCAGCTGAGGACCATAAAAATCAAGAGAAACTATATAAAAAGCGCTGAAAATTCAGTGCTTTTCGAAATGGGAAACACGAGGGTGATATGCGTTGCTTCGATTGAGGAGAAGGTTCCGCCTTTTCTCCGCGGCGCCGGGCAGGGATGGATTACGGCTGAATACTCGATGCTTCCCCGGTCCAGTCCCGTGAGGATAGTGCGGGAATCGAGGAGGGGGCGTCTTAAGGGGAGAACTCAGGAGATCCAGCGTTTGATCGGAAGATCTCTCAGGGCCGCGGTGGACCTTGAAAAGATTGGCCCCAGAACAATAACCGTTGATTGTGACGTGATCGAAGCGGACGGCGGAACGCGGACCGCCTCTATAAACGGGAGTTTTATAGCCCTCGCGGGTGTGCTGAAAAAGCTCAAACTCGCAAATGAGGCAATAAAGTTCTTTATAGGCGCCGTAAGCGTTGGGATTGTGGGGGGCAGTGTATATCTCGACATCGATTATTCCGAGGATGTAAAAGCCGAAGTGGATATGAATATCGTGATGAATGAAGAAGGTGATTTTATTGAAGTTCAGGGAACGGCCGAGGAGAGGGCGTTTACCTCACGCCAGCTGTCTTCTCTCGCAAAATCCGCCGGCAGGGGTATCGCAAAAATAATTGAAAGGGAGAAAAGGTGTCTGAAGTGGACCTGA